Part of the Pedobacter roseus genome is shown below.
TGTTTATTTCCGTTACCATGCCGAACCAAAAGGCTCTGTAATGGTTATTGTAAACAATACAGAGAAAGATAAAACATTAAACACCGATCGCTTCGCCGAAAGAACAACAGGAATTACTTCCGCTAAAAACGTAATTACCGGCGAAAACATCGAATTTAAAAACATTAAAGTACCCGCTAAAACAACGTTGGTACTGGAATTAAGGTAGAAGGGTAAAAGGTTGAGGGTTTAAGATAGAGCTTTACATCTCGATACTTAATACTCACTACTTGATACTAAAAATAAAGAACATGCAAGAAAATCTCAAATCTCATATCTCAGATCCCAAATCTCAAATCAAAGCCTGTCTTTTCGACCTCGATGGCGTACTGGTAGATACTGCGGTTTACCACTATAAAGCATGGAAACGTTTGGCCAATACCATGGGGTTCGATTTTACTGAAGAGCAGAACGAGCAGTTAAAAGGCGTTAGCCGCGTAGAAAGTTTGAATAAGATTTTGGCCTGGGGTGGCGTAGAGAAAACCGATGCTGAGAAAGAAGAACTGGCTACTTTGAAAAACAGCTGGTATGTAGATATGATTACCAAAATGACACCTGCTGAAGTTTTACCCGGGACGGTTGATTTTTTAACCGAAATACACAAAGCCGGCTATAAACTGGCCTTAGGCTCTGCAAGCAAAAACTCAGGTATCATTTTAGAAAAAACAAATTTGGCCCATTTCTTCGATGAGATTGTAGATGGCAATATGGTTACCAAATCGAAACCCGATCCAGAAGTATT
Proteins encoded:
- the pgmB gene encoding beta-phosphoglucomutase → MQENLKSHISDPKSQIKACLFDLDGVLVDTAVYHYKAWKRLANTMGFDFTEEQNEQLKGVSRVESLNKILAWGGVEKTDAEKEELATLKNSWYVDMITKMTPAEVLPGTVDFLTEIHKAGYKLALGSASKNSGIILEKTNLAHFFDEIVDGNMVTKSKPDPEVFLKGAELLGFKPDECVVFEDAVAGVEAAKRGGMKAIGIGEESILTQADVVVSGLDKLTVKDLEEL